A genomic window from Triticum urartu cultivar G1812 chromosome 7, Tu2.1, whole genome shotgun sequence includes:
- the LOC125521980 gene encoding alpha carbonic anhydrase 7-like, whose protein sequence is MRSARHLHLPVWALLLLLHFSAFVPGARGQQETDDESEFSYDCGSENGPENWGKIKEEWATCGTGRMQSPIDLSDRHAAQAPNLGYLNHSYRSAKASIVNRGHDIAVMFQGDAGSLWINGTAYHLRQVHWHSPSEHHLNSHQYSLELHMVHLSTENKAAVIGRLYKIGRREHFLHKLEPYLRRMAGTKEKEENVGVVDPWEARGDGEAYYRYTGSLTTPACGEGVIWTVIKRVATVSTHQLKLLTDAVHDGFEMNARPLQKLNGRDISLFCAHDDHERYYAAADY, encoded by the exons ATGCGTTCAGCTCGCCACCTCCACCTCCCGGTCTGGGCCCTCCTTCTCCTCCTGCACTTCTCAGCCTTCGTCCCGGGAGCCAGAGGACAGCAAGAAACCG ACGATGAGTCGGAGTTCAGCTACGACTGCGGGTCGGAGAACGGGCCGGAGAACTGGGGCAAGATCAAGGAGGAGTGGGCGACATGCGGCACCGGGCGGATGCAGTCGCCCATCGACCTCTCCGACCGCCATGCCGCACAGGCGCCGAACCTCGGGTACCTCAACCACTCCTACCGCTCTGCCAAGGCCTCCATCGTCAACCGTGGCCATGACATCGCGGTGATGTTCCAGGGCGATGCCGGGAGCTTGTGGATCAACGGCACTGCTTACCACCTCAGGCAGGTACACTGGCACTCCCCCAGCGAGCACCATCTAAACAGCCACCAGTACAGCCTGGAGCTCCACATGGTTCACCTCAGCACCGAGAACAAGGCTGCCGTGATCGGCCGCCTCTATAAGATCGGTAGGCGCGAACATTTCCTGCACAAG CTAGAGCCTTACCTGCGGAGGATGGCAGGCacgaaggagaaggaggagaacgTCGGCGTGGTGGATCCCTGGGAGGCGAGGGGCGATGGTGAAGCCTACTACCGGTACACGGGCTCCCTAACCACGCCGGCGTGCGGCGAGGGGGTCATCTGGACCGTCATCAAGAGG GTTGCTACCGTGTCGACTCACCAATTGAAGCTTCTCACGGACGCTGTACACGAT GGCTTTGAGATGAACGCGAGACCCCTTCAGAAGTTGAATGGCAGAGATATCAGCCTTTTCTGCGCTCATGATGACCACGAACGCTATTACGCTGCTGCTGATTATTAA